The bacterium genome contains the following window.
CACCAACCCTTCCGCGGTCTCAAGGCGCGCGCGCCGACGCCGGCACCTCCGCCGCCCCCCGCGCCCCCTGCCCCGCCGCCGACACCGTCGCCCGAGGTGGCGGACGCCGACCTGTTCGCGCGCGAGATGCGCGGCGTGCAGCCGCTCGCCGCCACGGCGCGGCAGCGCGTGGCGCCGCCGCCGCCGGCCACGACCACGCATCCCGTGACCGACGAGGACGCGGAGGCGCTGGCCGAGCTCTCCGACCTCGTCGGCGGCACCGGCAGCTTCGACCTCGCCAACAGCATCGAGTTCATCGAGGGTGCCGCCAACGGTGTCGACCGCCGTCTCGTCCGGCGCCTGCGCGCGGGCGACTTCGCGTACCAGTCTCACCTCGATCTCCACGGCATGACCGCCGAGGAGGCGCGCGGCGCGGTCGACCGCTTTCTCAAGTCCGCGCAGCAGCAGGGCCAGCGCTGCGTCCTCATCGTCCACGGCCGCGGCCTCAACTCGAAGGACCAGGTACCGGTGCTGAAGACCC
Protein-coding sequences here:
- a CDS encoding Smr/MutS family protein, with translation MRGVQPLAATARQRVAPPPPATTTHPVTDEDAEALAELSDLVGGTGSFDLANSIEFIEGAANGVDRRLVRRLRAGDFAYQSHLDLHGMTAEEARGAVDRFLKSAQQQGQRCVLIVHGRGLNSKDQVPVLKTRLATWLARGSWARLVLAFTSARPCDGGAGALYVLLRRQRKTGPRAPVRVTHGAKW